The following coding sequences are from one Paenibacillus stellifer window:
- a CDS encoding transglycosylase domain-containing protein: MPHQSQGPSSHRKSRLRRLFRLILGAAVFLLLLSGALLGYLYQKDLPKVPEDTRSRLLDARGNVLAVFSPDNRSHHPVGLKEISPLLIQATLSVEDRKFYEHTGFNFKSMGRAVIVNLENGSRSQGASTLTQQLARNLYLSHEKTWTRKAKEAMYTLQLEMKYSKDDILRMYLNEIYYGHGAYGIDAASEMYFGKPAASLDLAESALLAGIPKGPTYYSPYTHPDNARKRQHLVLAAMVDLGEITQAEADRAEAEPWNLKPRGQQAASLTAPYFRDYVGAEAAKLLGMTPDELEMEGLNVYTTLDPDMQAAAEQAVAHGMDGAGDLETGLVSIDPRTGFIKAMVGGVNYRTNQFNHALATTRQPGSSFKPIMYLTALSEKAMTGLTVFNSQPTLFHYDNNRKTYQPRNFGDKYLGEINMRQAIAASDNIYAVNTIMKVGTEKVIEMARKMGIDSPLADVPSLALGASPVSPLEMAGAFAVIGNGGVKMPATSILKITDAQGNLRYEAPQAQGESIVSPAAAYVLTRLMEGVFETGGTGNRVAALIKRPVAGKTGTTDTDAWMVGFTPELATAVWVGYDKGRDITTTEARRAAPIFAQYTETALENVPPKIFPIPEGVVSVYIDPQSGKLATASCPDKVLETFIAGTEPTEVCDRHGKGQPAEEAGKNAAGAKEDAEESHSWWGDLKRWWLN; the protein is encoded by the coding sequence ATGCCGCATCAGTCCCAAGGCCCGTCATCACACCGCAAAAGCCGGCTGCGCCGGTTGTTCCGGCTAATTCTTGGCGCCGCCGTTTTCCTGCTTCTGCTCTCCGGCGCGCTGCTTGGATATCTGTATCAGAAAGACTTGCCGAAAGTGCCGGAGGATACCCGTTCCCGGCTGCTGGACGCCAGGGGAAATGTGCTTGCCGTCTTCTCTCCCGACAACCGGAGCCATCACCCCGTGGGCCTGAAGGAGATTTCCCCCCTGCTTATCCAGGCCACGCTCTCTGTCGAGGACCGCAAATTTTACGAGCACACCGGCTTCAACTTCAAGAGCATGGGCCGCGCGGTTATTGTCAATCTGGAGAACGGCAGCCGCTCCCAGGGCGCAAGCACGCTGACCCAGCAGCTGGCGCGCAATCTGTACCTGTCGCATGAGAAGACCTGGACCCGCAAGGCCAAGGAAGCGATGTACACGCTCCAGCTTGAAATGAAGTACAGCAAGGACGACATTCTCCGCATGTACCTGAATGAGATCTATTACGGCCACGGCGCCTACGGGATTGATGCGGCTTCCGAGATGTATTTCGGCAAACCGGCAGCTTCGCTCGATCTGGCAGAAAGCGCGCTTCTGGCGGGAATCCCCAAGGGACCCACCTATTATTCGCCATACACCCACCCGGATAATGCCAGGAAGCGGCAGCACCTCGTCCTGGCCGCCATGGTGGACCTTGGGGAGATCACACAGGCCGAGGCCGACCGCGCCGAAGCGGAGCCGTGGAACCTGAAGCCGCGGGGACAACAGGCTGCTTCCCTGACCGCCCCCTATTTCCGCGACTATGTCGGCGCAGAAGCTGCCAAGCTGCTCGGCATGACCCCGGATGAGCTGGAGATGGAAGGCCTTAATGTCTATACCACGCTGGACCCGGATATGCAGGCGGCGGCCGAGCAGGCGGTTGCTCATGGGATGGATGGAGCCGGAGACCTGGAGACGGGCCTTGTGTCGATCGACCCCAGAACCGGATTTATCAAAGCGATGGTCGGCGGCGTCAATTACCGGACCAATCAGTTCAACCATGCTCTGGCCACGACGCGCCAGCCCGGCTCGTCCTTCAAGCCGATCATGTATCTGACCGCGCTGTCGGAGAAGGCGATGACCGGCCTCACCGTGTTCAACAGCCAGCCGACCCTGTTCCATTACGACAATAACCGCAAGACATACCAGCCCCGAAATTTCGGGGATAAATACCTTGGCGAAATCAATATGCGCCAGGCGATCGCAGCCTCCGACAATATTTACGCGGTCAATACGATCATGAAGGTGGGCACAGAGAAAGTTATCGAAATGGCTCGAAAAATGGGCATCGACAGCCCGCTGGCCGATGTCCCATCGCTGGCGCTTGGCGCCTCGCCCGTCAGCCCGCTGGAAATGGCCGGAGCCTTCGCGGTGATTGGGAACGGCGGCGTTAAGATGCCGGCAACCTCGATCCTCAAAATTACGGATGCGCAGGGAAATTTGCGGTATGAAGCCCCGCAGGCTCAGGGTGAGAGCATCGTGTCGCCGGCCGCAGCTTATGTGCTGACCCGGCTGATGGAGGGCGTGTTCGAGACGGGCGGGACGGGCAACCGCGTCGCGGCGCTTATCAAGCGGCCCGTGGCCGGCAAGACCGGCACAACGGACACGGATGCGTGGATGGTCGGCTTCACGCCGGAGCTGGCGACCGCAGTGTGGGTCGGGTACGACAAAGGGCGTGACATTACAACGACGGAGGCCCGAAGGGCCGCTCCGATTTTTGCCCAGTACACAGAGACGGCGCTGGAGAATGTGCCGCCGAAGATTTTTCCGATTCCGGAAGGTGTGGTCAGCGTCTATATCGATCCGCAAAGCGGCAAGCTGGCAACCGCCTCATGCCCGGACAAAGTGCTGGAGACCTTCATCGCCGGAACAGAACCGACCGAAGTCTGCGACCGGCACGGAAAAGGACAACCGGCAGAAGAGGCAGGCAAGAACGCAGCAGGTGCGAAGGAAGACGCAGAGGAGAGCCACTCTTGGTGGGGCGACCTGAAGCGCTGGTGGCTGAATTAA
- a CDS encoding AbrB/MazE/SpoVT family DNA-binding domain-containing protein, translated as MKDTGMIRSLDNLGRIVVPVEIRMTRNIEIGDPIEFFILDDHIIVLRKYTSTECTFCRSLDNVTYFKDQFICSRCLGELTNPGSESYSPAGQPDEGESASAETDALGGSRKRTKSDELRERLEQMMLEHPEANQKELAELLGISQARVSQLKRKLGSGR; from the coding sequence ATGAAGGATACAGGCATGATCCGAAGTTTGGACAACCTTGGACGCATTGTAGTTCCCGTAGAAATCCGCATGACACGCAATATCGAAATCGGGGATCCTATCGAGTTTTTTATTTTGGACGATCACATCATCGTATTGCGGAAATACACCTCGACCGAATGCACCTTCTGCAGAAGTCTGGACAACGTTACCTATTTCAAGGATCAATTCATTTGCAGCCGCTGCCTTGGCGAACTGACGAATCCGGGTTCTGAATCGTATTCACCGGCCGGCCAGCCGGATGAGGGAGAGTCCGCGTCCGCTGAGACCGATGCCCTTGGCGGAAGCAGAAAACGGACCAAATCGGATGAGCTCCGTGAACGGCTGGAGCAGATGATGCTGGAGCATCCCGAAGCCAACCAGAAAGAGCTGGCCGAATTGCTCGGCATCAGCCAGGCCAGAGTCAGCCAGCTGAAGCGCAAGCTGGGAAGCGGCCGCTAG
- a CDS encoding YwhD family protein: MEDKQPEGKKQIALNIVNAKSKHKGFGAGSIDLNNVSPVIIDDGEAVIDIGAMHAKSKVERGIKFTPNREEVPGGRQVWVVWVAVERTPEGQHYAGLTACEMWIDSEAKRGWKILADHVNRLDRALKRRIDVAGLESREKAALKSLLMSHNEDWWNDSPEELKQALEG; the protein is encoded by the coding sequence ATGGAAGACAAGCAGCCGGAAGGCAAGAAGCAGATTGCTTTAAATATTGTGAACGCGAAGAGCAAGCATAAAGGATTTGGAGCTGGCTCGATCGATCTGAACAACGTGTCTCCCGTCATTATTGACGACGGCGAAGCCGTAATCGATATCGGCGCGATGCATGCCAAGAGCAAGGTAGAGCGCGGCATCAAGTTCACCCCGAACCGGGAGGAAGTGCCCGGGGGAAGACAGGTCTGGGTAGTCTGGGTCGCAGTGGAACGGACGCCGGAGGGCCAGCATTACGCAGGGCTTACCGCCTGCGAAATGTGGATTGACAGCGAAGCGAAGCGGGGATGGAAGATTCTGGCTGACCATGTGAACAGGCTGGACCGGGCACTGAAGCGGCGGATTGACGTCGCAGGGCTCGAATCAAGGGAGAAAGCTGCGCTGAAATCGCTGCTCATGTCCCACAACGAAGACTGGTGGAATGACTCGCCCGAAGAGCTGAAGCAGGCTCTGGAGGGCTGA
- a CDS encoding copper amine oxidase N-terminal domain-containing protein produces the protein MIRNRVFRMTSALAAVSSLVLLLYVPAPAGAASAPSSASNAPAAQSAAIANEITLEHSGFRENGTLYISLRDLSSYLDLQLLWNPDKESLEVTGLYQAVSLKSGQAEAYTASGGVITLGGETLVRGGVTYVSDKLFSKAFGIPVSWRGGSTFSIPYASRYVLTRADRQLFWLNREYAVLYSGRSGMVPRYAGAVQAHDLDWVSMSARRINDGSYAVDIHNVSGEPHLSNTRWRLLITEGSVIRQAVTHYWNPRMYGLKEDVFAFQGNLVMMGGTTLRLVNPDGHIYKTYNLADITGIDDAYAVEAVDTDFLLVRTFQKGTLILIDRRTGHSVTLYRELLSAEDQAWLEAYPDTEIDYPGDGLSYAGREGDALSFEWTSFVKEQKVHFTYNLPPFIF, from the coding sequence ATGATCCGAAACCGAGTCTTTCGCATGACCTCCGCGCTGGCTGCAGTCTCCAGTCTGGTGCTGCTGCTGTATGTCCCGGCACCTGCGGGAGCCGCGTCCGCACCGTCCTCCGCATCCAACGCTCCCGCTGCGCAGAGCGCGGCCATCGCAAATGAAATTACGCTGGAGCATTCCGGATTTCGCGAGAACGGAACACTATATATTTCATTACGGGACCTCTCCTCCTATTTGGATCTGCAGCTTTTGTGGAATCCAGACAAAGAGAGTCTGGAGGTTACCGGACTGTACCAGGCGGTCAGCCTCAAGTCCGGACAGGCCGAAGCCTATACCGCCTCCGGCGGCGTGATCACGCTGGGCGGCGAGACCCTGGTCCGGGGCGGTGTGACTTATGTATCCGACAAACTCTTCTCCAAGGCGTTTGGAATTCCGGTGTCCTGGAGAGGAGGAAGCACATTCTCCATTCCCTATGCTTCCAGGTATGTCCTGACCCGGGCAGACCGGCAGCTGTTCTGGCTGAACCGGGAATACGCTGTTCTATACAGCGGCCGGAGCGGCATGGTTCCCCGTTACGCAGGAGCCGTTCAGGCCCACGATCTCGACTGGGTCAGCATGTCCGCGCGAAGAATCAATGATGGAAGCTATGCCGTGGACATCCATAATGTCAGCGGAGAGCCCCACTTAAGCAATACCCGCTGGCGCCTGCTCATCACGGAAGGCTCCGTCATCCGCCAGGCCGTCACCCATTACTGGAACCCCCGCATGTACGGCCTCAAGGAGGATGTCTTTGCCTTTCAGGGCAACCTGGTGATGATGGGCGGGACCACCTTAAGACTTGTCAATCCGGACGGCCATATTTATAAAACATACAATCTGGCGGACATAACCGGCATCGATGATGCCTATGCAGTGGAGGCTGTGGATACAGACTTTTTACTTGTACGGACGTTCCAAAAAGGAACCTTAATCCTGATTGACCGCAGGACTGGCCACAGCGTTACGCTGTACCGTGAACTCTTAAGCGCGGAGGATCAGGCGTGGCTGGAGGCTTACCCGGATACCGAGATCGACTATCCCGGCGACGGGCTCAGCTATGCCGGACGGGAGGGGGATGCGCTTTCATTTGAATGGACATCGTTTGTGAAAGAGCAGAAAGTCCATTTTACCTATAATTTACCCCCCTTCATCTTTTGA
- a CDS encoding GNAT family N-acetyltransferase: MYRKAFYAMDRATPVPALIRNYGEADFAGLIEIQSEAFPPPYPSDLWWNEEQLASHIAHFPEGALCIEVNGELAGSVTSLLMDYQPLGKAHSWPAVTDDGYIRNHKQDGNSLYVADICVRPKYRKLGLGRELIASLYHVVVQLQLDRLLGAGRMPGYHRYAAEMSAERYLEEVVAGRLQDPVITFLLRCGRTPLGVADNYIEDEESRNYAALMEWRNPFKA; the protein is encoded by the coding sequence ATGTACCGAAAGGCCTTTTATGCCATGGACCGCGCCACGCCGGTTCCGGCCCTGATCCGCAATTACGGGGAGGCTGACTTTGCCGGGCTGATCGAGATCCAGTCCGAAGCGTTCCCTCCGCCTTATCCGAGCGATTTGTGGTGGAACGAGGAACAGCTTGCGAGCCATATCGCCCATTTTCCCGAGGGTGCGCTCTGTATCGAGGTGAACGGCGAGCTGGCTGGCTCCGTCACTTCTCTGCTGATGGATTACCAGCCCTTGGGCAAGGCCCACTCCTGGCCTGCGGTGACGGATGACGGCTATATCCGGAATCATAAGCAGGACGGGAACTCGCTGTATGTCGCCGACATCTGTGTCCGGCCGAAATACCGGAAGCTGGGGCTCGGACGGGAGCTGATCGCCTCCCTGTACCATGTCGTTGTGCAGCTGCAGCTTGACCGGCTGCTGGGAGCCGGCCGGATGCCGGGCTATCACCGGTACGCCGCCGAGATGTCGGCGGAGCGGTATTTGGAGGAGGTCGTCGCCGGCCGTCTGCAGGACCCGGTCATCACCTTTCTTCTCCGGTGCGGCCGAACGCCGCTCGGTGTGGCCGACAATTACATTGAGGATGAAGAGTCGCGGAATTACGCCGCACTGATGGAGTGGCGGAATCCCTTTAAGGCCTGA
- a CDS encoding M1 family metallopeptidase, producing MKRRFRTTLFIAVPAALCLLIGTGLWALPSSQTGLESAARPVFAPETAKSPSGSRQETAVKSALPEAQPPASAPALSRRITEYHIGAELSDDASTVTATETVTWTHPGKNPVSDLYFHLYPNAFSSEDTTFMTESGGKLRGDTMPENGFGSMTLTDVRTETGVSLLHRMQYVRPDDGNEDDRTLVKIHLPQPVNGGESVTLKLQFQVALPQIFARMGQSGRFVMAGQWFPKISVYEPAGTRGVKEEGWNLHQYHGNSEFYSDFGIYSVAISVPADYTVAATGFAVKNPKTSGGRKVYQFYADDVHDFAWAASPDFVCAEEAFSSPEVPGVKIKLYLDPLHQDLKERYFQAAEAALSAFSKWYGPYPYTTLSIVVPPLSGNGAGGMEYPTLITAFGAESSNPDTSLERTVIHEIGHQYFYGMVASNEFEEAWLDESFTSYAEDRLMEQEYGVSPNLPLQASLVTSPKPLTLDAWKYGGSDAYTQNVYIRGKLVLKDIEHQVGSKTMDTIMSTYARTYRFRHPSTADFQKIVEIVTRASWQDYFDRYVYGQGAPDFAVENIKKSRDKSGNSESIVTVANKGSFYPGVSVRFTFQDGHAVIKTWDGQGDRTSFKIVSASPLLSAEIDPDHNVVLETKHMNNFRKASLPAAAVSRWTVSLTNIIEAVLGIYGW from the coding sequence ATGAAGCGACGATTCCGCACCACCTTATTTATCGCCGTTCCGGCCGCTCTCTGCCTTCTGATCGGGACGGGCCTGTGGGCGCTGCCATCATCCCAGACAGGACTAGAGAGCGCGGCACGGCCCGTCTTCGCGCCCGAAACGGCCAAGTCCCCCTCCGGCTCCCGCCAGGAGACGGCTGTCAAATCCGCTCTGCCCGAGGCGCAGCCTCCCGCATCCGCTCCGGCTCTAAGCCGCCGGATTACCGAGTATCACATCGGGGCGGAGCTGTCGGACGATGCAAGCACCGTGACCGCAACCGAGACGGTAACTTGGACGCATCCCGGCAAGAATCCGGTCAGCGACCTGTACTTCCACCTCTACCCGAACGCCTTCAGTTCGGAGGACACAACCTTCATGACCGAATCGGGAGGCAAGCTGCGCGGCGACACTATGCCCGAGAACGGCTTCGGCTCCATGACGCTTACCGACGTCCGGACGGAGACCGGGGTCTCGCTGCTCCACCGGATGCAGTATGTCCGGCCCGATGACGGCAATGAAGACGACCGCACGCTCGTCAAGATCCATCTTCCCCAGCCGGTGAACGGCGGAGAGAGCGTGACGCTGAAGCTTCAGTTCCAGGTCGCCCTGCCGCAAATTTTTGCCCGCATGGGCCAATCCGGCCGCTTCGTCATGGCCGGGCAGTGGTTCCCCAAGATCAGCGTGTATGAGCCTGCCGGTACGCGCGGAGTCAAGGAAGAGGGCTGGAATCTGCACCAGTATCACGGCAATTCCGAATTTTACAGCGATTTCGGTATTTACAGTGTGGCCATTTCCGTTCCCGCCGATTATACCGTCGCCGCTACGGGCTTCGCGGTCAAGAATCCCAAGACGTCGGGCGGGCGCAAAGTGTACCAGTTCTATGCCGACGACGTCCATGATTTCGCCTGGGCCGCTTCTCCGGACTTTGTCTGCGCCGAGGAGGCCTTCTCTTCGCCCGAAGTTCCGGGGGTCAAAATCAAGCTGTACCTCGACCCGCTGCATCAAGACCTTAAGGAGCGCTATTTCCAGGCAGCGGAGGCCGCGCTCAGCGCCTTCAGCAAATGGTACGGCCCCTATCCCTACACGACGCTGTCCATCGTCGTTCCTCCCCTTTCGGGCAACGGCGCCGGCGGGATGGAATATCCGACACTCATCACCGCGTTCGGGGCTGAGAGCAGCAATCCCGATACGTCGCTGGAGCGGACCGTCATTCATGAGATCGGCCATCAGTATTTCTACGGCATGGTGGCCAGCAACGAATTTGAGGAGGCCTGGCTCGATGAGAGCTTCACCTCCTACGCCGAGGATCGCCTGATGGAGCAGGAATACGGCGTGTCTCCCAACCTTCCGCTGCAGGCCAGCCTCGTGACGTCGCCCAAGCCGCTGACGCTGGATGCCTGGAAATACGGCGGGTCGGACGCCTATACCCAGAATGTCTATATCCGGGGCAAGCTGGTGCTTAAGGATATCGAACACCAGGTCGGCTCGAAGACGATGGATACGATCATGTCCACCTATGCGCGCACCTACCGTTTCCGCCACCCGTCCACCGCCGATTTTCAGAAAATCGTGGAGATAGTAACCCGCGCATCCTGGCAGGATTATTTTGACCGGTATGTCTACGGACAGGGAGCTCCCGACTTCGCAGTAGAGAACATTAAGAAATCGCGAGACAAATCCGGGAACAGCGAGTCCATAGTCACCGTCGCCAACAAAGGGAGCTTCTATCCCGGAGTCAGCGTCCGGTTCACCTTCCAGGACGGGCATGCGGTAATCAAAACCTGGGACGGCCAGGGAGACCGCACTTCGTTCAAGATCGTCTCGGCGTCTCCCCTGCTCTCGGCGGAGATCGATCCCGACCATAACGTTGTGCTTGAGACGAAGCATATGAACAATTTCCGTAAAGCGTCCCTTCCGGCCGCAGCCGTCTCGCGCTGGACGGTTAGTTTGACGAACATAATCGAAGCAGTGCTCGGAATTTATGGATGGTGA
- a CDS encoding YCF48-related protein: MNKMNVRKMNMLLAAALAILLAFPGWGFGASAVEAAPASSGGAGDHGLLKSLQEKELKTGSGPLAFNDIEFLSATTGRAAGNGFLIGTSDAGLTFQTIYEGQWSFSDIEFPDNVYGWALASLEQGETGRYLIATTDGGSHWKRLSDHPVTFSRVDFSDRLHGFAYDWAFVYYTSDGGKTWSKLTTPANTRGAYFASRSTGWAVTVAAGDGYRIMKTTDGGKSWKTELKSSFEDPGYAEVYASGSQVWTVLYGGFGMSQTAYSLYASGDSGASWRRVIAQSTAGGGPAPGSGKSGLPKGPVSGKPGNMQLAGGGAFLLGYSPAGEKVGVGRSYDAGKTWSNLPGIPGYDGKISFTGAKNGWLAARGPEGSSLYMTQDGGATWKVKFTFAAK; encoded by the coding sequence ATGAACAAGATGAACGTACGCAAAATGAACATGCTGCTGGCCGCCGCGCTGGCCATCCTGCTGGCGTTCCCCGGGTGGGGCTTTGGAGCTTCGGCGGTGGAAGCGGCCCCGGCTTCTTCCGGAGGAGCGGGCGACCACGGTCTGCTGAAGAGCCTGCAGGAGAAAGAGCTGAAGACGGGCTCCGGACCGCTTGCCTTCAATGATATTGAGTTCCTCAGCGCCACTACGGGCCGGGCGGCCGGGAACGGGTTCCTGATCGGCACTTCCGATGCGGGGTTGACCTTCCAGACGATTTATGAAGGACAGTGGTCCTTCAGCGATATTGAATTTCCCGATAATGTATACGGCTGGGCGCTGGCATCGCTTGAGCAGGGGGAGACAGGCCGTTATCTGATCGCGACGACGGACGGCGGCTCCCACTGGAAAAGGTTGTCGGACCATCCCGTGACCTTCAGCCGCGTTGATTTTAGCGACCGTCTTCACGGCTTCGCTTACGACTGGGCCTTCGTCTACTATACAAGCGATGGCGGCAAGACGTGGAGCAAGCTGACGACGCCGGCCAATACCCGCGGCGCCTACTTCGCCAGCCGCAGCACAGGCTGGGCGGTGACGGTGGCTGCAGGGGACGGATACCGCATCATGAAGACGACGGACGGGGGCAAGAGCTGGAAGACGGAGCTGAAGTCATCCTTTGAGGATCCGGGTTACGCCGAGGTGTATGCGAGCGGCAGCCAGGTATGGACCGTTCTGTATGGAGGCTTCGGCATGTCCCAGACCGCCTATTCCCTCTATGCCAGCGGGGATAGCGGTGCGAGCTGGCGCCGCGTCATCGCCCAGTCTACGGCGGGCGGCGGCCCGGCCCCGGGCAGCGGCAAGAGCGGACTTCCGAAGGGGCCGGTCTCGGGCAAGCCAGGCAATATGCAGCTGGCGGGCGGAGGTGCTTTCCTGCTGGGCTACTCGCCGGCTGGCGAAAAGGTAGGCGTCGGACGATCCTATGACGCCGGCAAGACATGGAGCAATCTGCCGGGAATCCCGGGCTATGACGGCAAGATTTCGTTCACCGGAGCGAAGAACGGCTGGCTTGCCGCCAGAGGTCCGGAAGGCTCTTCGCTGTACATGACGCAGGATGGCGGGGCAACCTGGAAGGTGAAATTCACATTTGCCGCCAAATAA
- a CDS encoding C40 family peptidase has product MAFTLGTGSAFADSKMDTVISKTIGISYKTGGTTTAGFDCSGYTRYVFTKLGLSLPRTSQAQYKVGSSVSRSELRSGDLVFFNTTGRGVSHVGIYVGNGKFANSSSSHGVTISSLSQSYWASRYVGAKRVMSKTAYQSVAYD; this is encoded by the coding sequence ATGGCTTTCACATTGGGTACCGGAAGCGCTTTCGCAGACTCCAAGATGGACACTGTTATCTCTAAAACAATCGGAATCTCTTATAAAACCGGCGGCACGACAACAGCCGGCTTCGACTGCTCGGGATATACCCGCTATGTCTTCACGAAACTAGGTCTTTCACTTCCTCGCACTTCTCAAGCGCAATACAAAGTAGGATCCTCCGTATCCCGCAGCGAGCTGCGCTCCGGCGATCTTGTCTTCTTCAATACGACGGGAAGAGGCGTCTCCCACGTTGGTATTTATGTCGGCAACGGCAAATTCGCCAATTCTTCCTCCTCGCACGGCGTCACGATCAGCTCACTGAGCCAGTCGTACTGGGCCAGCCGCTATGTAGGCGCCAAGCGCGTTATGAGCAAAACCGCTTATCAATCGGTCGCATACGATTAA
- a CDS encoding DNA-3-methyladenine glycosylase codes for MDLDLHFMPGSPLPASFFALPALQAAPLLLGQHLVRRTEDGDIRCVIVETESYGGAEDKGSHAYGRRRTERTEPMFSPGGTAYVYLIYGMHNCFNVVTAEADNPHAVLIRAVEPLTPRDASLMAANRGTLIRKPSDLSGGPGKLAKALRIDRTLNGLRIDRPDGPLWLECGGDPRRLDAVRAPRINIAYAEEYAKLPWRFYLRDNPYVSIHDPDAEAFLWM; via the coding sequence ATGGATTTGGACCTGCATTTCATGCCCGGCAGCCCGCTGCCGGCCTCTTTCTTTGCCCTGCCCGCGCTTCAGGCGGCCCCTCTGCTGCTTGGACAGCATCTGGTCCGGCGCACTGAAGACGGCGATATTCGCTGCGTGATCGTGGAGACGGAGAGCTACGGAGGAGCCGAGGACAAAGGCAGCCATGCCTACGGCCGAAGACGGACCGAACGGACGGAGCCGATGTTCAGCCCCGGCGGAACGGCCTATGTATACCTCATATACGGCATGCATAACTGCTTCAATGTAGTGACAGCGGAGGCGGATAACCCCCACGCCGTCCTGATTCGCGCCGTAGAGCCGCTGACTCCAAGGGACGCGTCGCTGATGGCTGCCAACCGGGGAACGCTCATCCGGAAGCCCTCCGATCTGTCAGGAGGGCCAGGCAAGCTGGCGAAGGCGCTCCGGATCGACCGGACCCTGAACGGGCTTCGCATTGACCGCCCGGACGGCCCGCTCTGGCTGGAATGCGGCGGCGACCCCCGCAGGCTGGATGCCGTCCGGGCTCCGCGCATCAACATCGCCTATGCCGAAGAGTACGCCAAGCTGCCCTGGCGCTTCTATCTCAGGGATAATCCTTATGTCTCCATCCATGATCCTGACGCTGAAGCATTCCTTTGGATGTAA
- a CDS encoding carbon-nitrogen hydrolase family protein — translation MSFRVSAVQYHLHTIASFEEFAAQVEHYIRTAEEFAADFILFPEFLTTQLMSIGDGQGRALGIEDLPDFTERYREMFAGFARKYGVHIIGGTHVLRRNGKLYNVAHLFYPDGQIKEQAKLHITPAEVEGWNMGAGEGLEVFQTEKGTIAMLTCYDIEFPEIVRMARAKGADVIFCPSCTDDRHGFHRVRYTSHARAIENQIYVVLTGTVGSLPTVDLMRANFGQAAVITPNDIPFPPKGLLAEGEINDDMIVTADLDLELLYRVRERGSVTTWRDRRTDLYTDWN, via the coding sequence ATGAGCTTTCGGGTATCCGCAGTGCAGTACCATTTGCATACCATCGCTTCATTTGAAGAGTTCGCCGCCCAGGTCGAGCATTATATCCGGACGGCGGAGGAATTCGCCGCCGATTTCATTTTGTTCCCCGAGTTTTTGACTACTCAGCTAATGTCCATTGGAGACGGACAGGGCCGGGCACTCGGGATTGAGGATCTGCCGGACTTTACCGAAAGATACCGGGAGATGTTCGCCGGCTTCGCCCGGAAATACGGGGTCCATATTATCGGGGGCACCCATGTGCTGAGACGGAACGGGAAGCTGTACAATGTGGCGCATCTTTTTTATCCCGACGGACAAATCAAGGAGCAGGCCAAGCTGCACATTACACCTGCCGAAGTCGAAGGCTGGAATATGGGGGCGGGAGAAGGCCTTGAGGTCTTTCAGACGGAGAAAGGTACGATCGCCATGCTGACCTGCTATGACATCGAGTTTCCGGAAATCGTGAGGATGGCGAGAGCCAAAGGCGCGGATGTCATCTTCTGCCCATCCTGCACGGACGACCGCCACGGCTTCCACCGGGTGCGGTATACGAGCCATGCCCGGGCGATCGAGAATCAGATCTATGTGGTGCTGACGGGAACGGTTGGTTCCCTGCCTACGGTCGATCTGATGCGGGCGAATTTCGGACAGGCGGCCGTTATTACGCCTAACGATATTCCTTTCCCCCCTAAGGGACTGCTGGCCGAAGGCGAGATCAACGACGATATGATCGTCACGGCGGATCTGGATTTGGAGCTGCTGTACCGCGTGCGGGAACGAGGCTCGGTTACGACCTGGCGCGACCGCAGAACCGATTTGTATACAGATTGGAACTAG
- a CDS encoding DUF1934 domain-containing protein: protein MSDQRPDKYGVSVTLASRHEGEANVLNVSGEAVIKGRQLFIRFEEPGEGPEGQAEAVRTTVKIMEDEIRIIRHGGVQSEQSFRHGSRLPGFYRSPYIQFNLSTETSALGIAREGRSLTASWEYELFVYDEPSGQFAISLHIQEEPLV from the coding sequence ATGTCTGATCAACGTCCGGATAAATACGGCGTTTCCGTTACGCTTGCCAGTCGGCACGAGGGAGAGGCCAATGTGCTGAATGTCAGCGGCGAAGCCGTGATTAAGGGGCGGCAGCTGTTCATCCGTTTCGAAGAGCCCGGAGAGGGACCGGAAGGACAGGCAGAGGCGGTTCGGACAACGGTTAAAATCATGGAAGACGAAATCCGGATTATCCGCCATGGCGGCGTGCAGTCCGAGCAGTCCTTCCGGCATGGAAGCCGGCTTCCGGGATTTTACCGTTCTCCCTATATCCAGTTTAATCTCTCCACCGAGACGAGCGCACTTGGCATTGCGCGTGAAGGACGTTCGCTGACGGCTTCCTGGGAGTATGAGTTATTCGTCTACGACGAGCCGTCGGGACAGTTCGCCATTAGTTTGCATATACAGGAGGAACCTTTAGTATGA